One part of the Humulus lupulus chromosome 9, drHumLupu1.1, whole genome shotgun sequence genome encodes these proteins:
- the LOC133799922 gene encoding uncharacterized protein LOC133799922, whose amino-acid sequence MQLGRTFEKELPTMEGGTESNINLVPAWVFALTQNEAANSNTVVIGHLPKSGMLCRVLIDSGVTHSYVSMNVIDKLSMPFKLFEHSISTMLPLGDMMLSTMWLPSMPITIEVRECPADLIKLSIPVYDVILGMDLLSKHGATIDCRKKTVEFRPK is encoded by the coding sequence ATGCAGTTAGGCAGGACATTTGAGaaagaattgcccacaatggaaggaGGGACAGAAAGTAACATCAATCTGGTGCCAGCAtgggtttttgccttaactcaGAATGAAGCAGCCAACAGCAACACCGTAGTCATAGGTCATCTCCCTAAATCTGGTATGTTGTGTAGAGTCCTCATTGATTCTGGAGTGACTCACTCTTATGTGTCCATGAATGTTATTGATAAGTTGAGTATGCCTTTTAAACTATTTGAGCATAGCATTAGTACCATGTTACCATTgggagacatgatgttgtcaactaTGTGGTTGCCATCAATGCCTATAACGATAGAGGTTAGGGAGTGCCCCGCAGACCTTATAAAACTGAGTATACCAGTTTATGAtgtcatacttggcatggatttgTTATCAAAACATGGGGCGACAATAGACTGTCGAAAGAAGACTGTGGAGTTCAGACCCAAATAA